DNA sequence from the Candidatus Polarisedimenticolaceae bacterium genome:
GCCAGCACCGCGGCGAGCGAGAACAGGGCGAGGCGCTGCAGCGGGGTGGTCGGAATCGTCTCCCCCGCCGGAACCTCGATCGGAGGCAGGCGCCGGCGCGCCCGGTTCACCGCGACGAAGAGGACGGCGAACGCCCCCGCGATCGCGAGCACGCTCCACAGGATCGGTTGCATGGGCATCTCCTCCGGGGCCGGGAGGAGATGTACATTATTTCATACTTGATGTCAAGTAATTCTTTTGTCCTATTTCAGGACCGGCCGCGCGTGCACCGGCTGCACCGGCCGGTTGTTCGGCCCGTGCATGGCGTGTGCGAACGCCTCGACCTGCGCCGCCGAGATCGGAGCGGCCCGCTTCAGCACGAGCCAGCGCACCCCCTCGGTGCACGGCGGGGTCGTGAGCGAGCCGCTGAACCGGTAGTAGTCGCGATCGGCGGGGAGGAGCGACTCCGCGGCGAAGGCGGCGGGGAGCGCGAGTTTCTCCCCCGCCGACGTCGGGAGCGTCGCGACGATCGACTTCAGGGCGCCGTTCTCCTCCCCGTCCACGAACAGGAGCGCCAGCACCGCGAGATTCCCGTCTCGATCCGCGTGGACGAGGTGCGCCTCCATCGGG
Encoded proteins:
- a CDS encoding carbonic anhydrase family protein, with product MRLVTSLLCLVVASAAFAGQEGHWSYSGEAGPEAWARLSPQFSACAGMEQSPIDLTGFIEAELPALGFAYRPGGTEILNNGHTVQVSYAAGSSLSVDGIAFELKQLHFHTPSENRIEGKSFPMEAHLVHADRDGNLAVLALLFVDGEENGALKSIVATLPTSAGEKLALPAAFAAESLLPADRDYYRFSGSLTTPPCTEGVRWLVLKRAAPISAAQVEAFAHAMHGPNNRPVQPVHARPVLK